The following are encoded together in the Armatimonadota bacterium genome:
- a CDS encoding DUF1559 domain-containing protein: MLPERHRRGFTLIELLVVIAIIAILAAILFPVFARAREKARQASCLSNMKQWGLAMMMYAQDYDEMLPITMEVDAHGASTVLSAWWGAIDPYVKNRQLRWCPSDPDKSDPNLWGSYLMNGMLSAGARSLNASDKPAETILMAERQRGWASMPDNDPSDPMSPYYDLCYDSWLPNGNWYTGTIAWPPVFGDLLDTERHNGGQNFAFMDGHAKWMRWNEAVKSASDNLHDLH; this comes from the coding sequence ATGTTGCCCGAACGTCACCGCCGCGGATTCACACTGATCGAACTGCTCGTGGTGATCGCGATCATCGCGATCCTCGCGGCAATCCTCTTCCCCGTGTTCGCACGAGCGCGGGAGAAGGCGCGCCAGGCCTCATGTCTGAGCAATATGAAGCAGTGGGGGCTGGCCATGATGATGTACGCCCAGGACTACGACGAGATGCTGCCCATTACCATGGAGGTGGACGCCCATGGCGCCTCGACGGTCCTCTCCGCGTGGTGGGGCGCCATCGACCCCTACGTCAAGAACCGCCAGTTGCGCTGGTGCCCCTCGGATCCCGACAAGAGTGACCCGAACCTGTGGGGGAGCTACCTGATGAACGGGATGCTCAGCGCCGGTGCACGTTCCCTGAACGCTTCGGACAAGCCTGCGGAGACGATCTTGATGGCCGAACGGCAGCGCGGCTGGGCGTCGATGCCCGACAACGACCCGTCCGACCCCATGAGCCCCTATTACGACCTGTGCTACGACAGTTGGCTGCCCAACGGGAACTGGTACACCGGAACCATCGCCTGGCCGCCTGTGTTCGGGGACCTGCTGGACACTGAGAGGCATAATGGGGGCCAGAACTTCGCATTCATGGATGGGCACGCGAAGTGGATGCGGTGGAACGAGGCCGTGAAGTCGGCCAGCGACAATCTGCACGACCTGCACTGA
- a CDS encoding DUF4962 domain-containing protein, which produces MRILCLMLPLVLLSTCAFALDPPDETPAREGEWGFRPFDGSLSAVDPPGFVWRPQTEAASYSIQIAADADFARIVHEATDLTLYCHCPPMSFGPGEYFWRFRFANKDGEQSPWSSVRSFRIDETSRKFPMPDRAELLGRVPKSHPRLFVRPEGVQEFRELANGRLNESWQGIVKRCEALLAKPPDVTEPPKYPYADMRIKDPDGWAKIWWGNRERVVAALDASATLAFAYMIGGEEKYAAEARRILLEAVKWDPKGATGYRYNDEAGMPFSYLASRTYTWIYDYLSEKDREAVRACMAVRGKEMYDHLSGRRHIWMPYNSHSNRAWHKLGEVACAFMGEVPGAEDWAWFAMNVFFNSYPVWNDDEGGWHEGISYYTSYQSKVTWWLAHMKPIFGIDGYQKPFFSKAGDFPLYVVPPGETMGGFGDLTYGFTAQRCGSLISIFARMAGNGYWKWLAEQSRAADLPGGYMGFIYGSLPPVEAKAPVDLPSSKLFPGIGVAVFHNDLINRDNDVQFMMKSSPMGSQSHGYESQNAFLLSVKGDPVFIYTGRRDLYGSPHHSKWMWQTRSVNSVLVDGQGQRPHSNARQGEITQFTTSPNFDYTVGEAAPAYEGRLNRFTRACLFIKPEALILFDVLEAPQPATFQWLLHSPREMQVDGQSIRAHSEKETSGAVAQIVLPRGLEISQTNQFDPPPGRGVKLTQWHLTAATTEPSAARDFVTVLRPLMDPEQDAPTAARAEATDTSLGCELELADGKALVVWRKSGDQPIAFGGLSTDGDCACVVLDAAGKVQRVFTQGGSFASFQGEQLAGQ; this is translated from the coding sequence ATGCGCATCCTCTGCCTGATGCTCCCGCTCGTGTTGCTGTCGACCTGTGCATTCGCGCTGGATCCCCCCGACGAGACCCCTGCCCGCGAGGGCGAGTGGGGATTCCGACCCTTCGACGGCTCATTGTCAGCGGTGGACCCGCCCGGCTTCGTCTGGCGCCCCCAGACCGAGGCTGCTTCCTATTCCATCCAGATTGCTGCCGATGCCGATTTCGCACGAATTGTGCATGAGGCGACAGACCTCACGCTTTACTGCCACTGCCCACCGATGTCTTTCGGTCCCGGCGAGTACTTTTGGCGCTTCCGGTTCGCAAACAAGGACGGCGAGCAGTCGCCATGGAGCAGCGTGCGCAGTTTCCGCATCGACGAGACCTCTCGCAAGTTTCCCATGCCGGATCGGGCTGAACTCCTGGGCCGCGTACCCAAGTCCCACCCGCGCCTGTTCGTGCGGCCCGAAGGCGTGCAGGAGTTTCGTGAGCTTGCCAATGGCCGCCTGAATGAGTCCTGGCAGGGCATTGTCAAGCGCTGCGAGGCGCTCCTTGCCAAGCCGCCTGATGTCACCGAACCACCGAAATACCCCTACGCGGACATGCGCATCAAGGACCCCGACGGTTGGGCGAAGATCTGGTGGGGCAATCGCGAGCGGGTGGTTGCGGCGCTGGACGCATCGGCCACGCTGGCCTTCGCGTACATGATCGGCGGCGAGGAGAAGTACGCCGCCGAAGCGCGCCGGATCCTGCTCGAAGCTGTGAAGTGGGACCCGAAGGGCGCCACCGGCTACCGGTACAATGACGAGGCCGGCATGCCTTTCTCGTACCTGGCTTCGCGGACCTACACCTGGATATACGACTACCTGTCGGAGAAAGACCGAGAAGCCGTGCGCGCCTGCATGGCAGTGCGCGGGAAGGAGATGTACGACCATCTGTCCGGCCGGCGTCATATCTGGATGCCGTACAACAGTCACTCGAACCGCGCCTGGCACAAACTGGGCGAGGTAGCCTGCGCGTTCATGGGCGAGGTCCCGGGAGCTGAAGACTGGGCCTGGTTTGCAATGAATGTCTTCTTCAACTCGTATCCCGTCTGGAACGACGATGAGGGCGGTTGGCACGAGGGTATCTCGTACTACACCAGCTATCAGAGCAAAGTCACCTGGTGGCTCGCTCACATGAAGCCGATTTTCGGCATCGACGGCTACCAGAAGCCCTTCTTCTCGAAGGCCGGGGATTTCCCACTTTATGTGGTGCCGCCGGGGGAGACCATGGGCGGGTTCGGCGACCTGACCTACGGCTTCACCGCCCAGCGTTGCGGTTCGCTCATCAGCATTTTCGCCCGCATGGCTGGCAACGGCTACTGGAAATGGCTGGCCGAGCAATCCAGGGCCGCGGACCTGCCCGGTGGCTACATGGGCTTCATCTACGGCAGCTTGCCGCCGGTCGAGGCGAAGGCGCCCGTAGATCTGCCTTCCTCCAAGCTCTTCCCGGGTATCGGGGTCGCCGTGTTCCACAATGACCTCATCAACCGCGACAATGACGTGCAGTTCATGATGAAGAGCAGCCCCATGGGCAGCCAGAGCCACGGGTACGAGTCACAGAATGCCTTCCTGCTCAGCGTGAAGGGCGATCCGGTGTTCATCTACACCGGACGCCGGGACCTGTACGGCAGCCCACATCATTCCAAGTGGATGTGGCAGACCCGCAGCGTCAACTCGGTCTTGGTGGACGGCCAGGGCCAGCGCCCGCACTCGAATGCGCGCCAGGGCGAGATCACACAGTTCACCACCTCGCCCAACTTCGACTACACCGTGGGTGAAGCGGCGCCTGCGTATGAGGGCCGGCTCAACCGGTTCACCCGCGCCTGCCTGTTCATCAAGCCGGAAGCACTTATCCTGTTTGATGTCCTGGAGGCTCCGCAGCCGGCGACCTTTCAGTGGCTCCTGCACTCGCCCCGCGAGATGCAGGTGGATGGCCAGAGCATCCGAGCCCACAGCGAGAAGGAAACCAGCGGCGCGGTGGCGCAGATCGTGCTCCCCCGGGGCCTGGAGATCAGCCAGACCAACCAGTTCGACCCGCCGCCCGGCCGTGGGGTGAAGCTGACCCAGTGGCATCTCACTGCAGCCACCACGGAACCGTCTGCGGCCCGGGATTTCGTCACGGTTCTGCGCCCCCTCATGGATCCCGAACAGGATGCGCCCACAGCTGCCCGGGCTGAGGCGACCGATACCTCCCTTGGTTGCGAACTGGAACTCGCGGACGGGAAAGCCCTTGTGGTCTGGCGCAAGAGCGGGGACCAGCCAATTGCGTTCGGTGGCCTGTCAACCGATGGCGACTGCGCCTGCGTGGTGCTGGACGCGGCCGGGAAGGTCCAGCGGGTCTTCACCCAGGGCGGGAGTTTCGCGTCATTCCAGGGGGAACAACTGGCGGGGCAGTAG
- a CDS encoding phenylacetate--CoA ligase codes for MREGAIWNPERETMPRREIEQLQLERLQATMNRAYRNVRHYRRMFEVNDLVPEDIASLEDLRKLPFTTKQDMRDAYPYGMFALPLREVVRIHSSSGTTGLSTVVGYTRNDLEDWTELVARNLVAGGVTKDDVVQIFFGYGLFSGGFGLHQGAELIGASVLPVSSADIESQVKVMQDFRTTALVGIPSYALQIAQAMDEVGVAPSSLCLRVGLFGGEPWSQRTRQEIEERLRIRATDIYGLAEVGGPGVSGECEFRCGLHVAEDHFIVEVIDPETGEVLPPGEEGELVFTTVHKEAMPVLRYRTGDISSIDLEPCACGRTFARMANVRRRTDDMVIIHGRNIFPEDIAAVIDQAPGLGPNFRMIAERRGAEDTLRVEVELSSVLSEDTIRAIERLDRDLEERLLRVFGFEIGVHITEPRSLSANGEKRAVVIDNRKI; via the coding sequence ATGAGAGAAGGGGCCATCTGGAATCCCGAACGCGAGACAATGCCGCGCCGAGAGATCGAGCAACTTCAGCTCGAACGCCTCCAGGCGACCATGAACCGCGCGTATCGCAATGTCCGGCATTATCGCCGTATGTTCGAGGTCAACGACCTCGTACCGGAGGACATCGCGAGCCTCGAAGATCTGCGCAAACTGCCCTTCACCACCAAGCAGGATATGCGCGACGCGTACCCGTACGGTATGTTCGCTCTGCCTCTTCGCGAGGTCGTGCGCATCCACTCTTCCAGCGGAACAACCGGACTGTCCACTGTGGTCGGCTACACACGCAACGATCTCGAGGACTGGACAGAACTGGTCGCGCGGAATCTCGTGGCTGGTGGCGTCACGAAGGACGACGTGGTGCAGATCTTCTTCGGTTATGGGCTGTTCAGCGGCGGCTTCGGCCTGCATCAGGGAGCCGAACTGATCGGCGCGTCGGTCCTTCCCGTGTCCAGCGCGGACATTGAGAGCCAGGTCAAAGTCATGCAAGACTTTCGAACCACTGCCCTCGTCGGTATTCCCAGCTACGCCCTGCAGATTGCGCAGGCCATGGATGAAGTTGGAGTGGCGCCCAGTTCCCTGTGCCTGCGAGTGGGCCTGTTCGGCGGGGAACCGTGGTCGCAAAGAACACGGCAAGAAATCGAAGAACGCCTGCGCATCCGAGCCACGGACATCTACGGTCTTGCTGAGGTCGGCGGGCCTGGTGTATCGGGAGAGTGCGAATTCCGCTGCGGACTTCACGTCGCGGAGGACCACTTCATTGTCGAAGTCATTGATCCCGAAACCGGAGAGGTACTGCCCCCCGGCGAAGAAGGCGAGCTCGTTTTCACTACCGTTCACAAAGAGGCCATGCCGGTCCTGCGCTATCGCACCGGCGATATCTCCTCCATCGACCTCGAGCCTTGTGCCTGCGGCCGGACCTTCGCGCGTATGGCCAATGTTCGTCGCCGGACTGACGACATGGTCATCATCCATGGCCGCAACATATTCCCCGAAGACATCGCGGCGGTCATCGACCAGGCACCTGGTCTCGGGCCGAATTTCCGCATGATCGCCGAACGCCGTGGAGCAGAAGACACCCTCCGAGTCGAGGTCGAGCTCTCCAGCGTCTTGTCCGAGGACACGATTCGCGCCATCGAGCGCCTGGATCGCGACCTGGAGGAGCGGCTGTTGCGCGTTTTTGGCTTCGAGATCGGTGTACACATCACCGAACCGCGCTCCCTTTCGGCGAACGGGGAGAAGCGCGCTGTCGTCATTGACAATCGGAAGATATGA
- a CDS encoding ABC transporter ATP-binding protein has translation MSTLLRVTSLNTFYGPLQVLKSVSLHVNEGEIVALLGANGAGKTTTLNSICRIVCGRGGTVEYAGKDISHARPETIVGMGLTQVPEGRQIFGELSVRDNLTMGGYVRLRRGDRRGVAEDMERMLDMFPILRERLQQRAGSLSGGQQQMLAIARALMSRPRLLLLDEPSMGLAPLIVKDILATVSSLRAEHGTTVLLVEQNAAAALKIADRGYVLETGRVVLEGTATELMRDREVRRAYLGKDYDEV, from the coding sequence GTGTCCACTCTCTTGCGCGTGACTAGCCTGAACACATTCTACGGGCCGCTTCAGGTCCTGAAGTCCGTCTCCCTGCACGTGAACGAGGGCGAGATCGTGGCTCTGCTCGGTGCCAATGGTGCGGGGAAAACCACCACGCTCAACAGCATCTGCAGGATCGTCTGCGGCCGCGGCGGGACTGTGGAGTATGCCGGCAAGGACATCAGTCATGCGCGTCCTGAGACCATCGTGGGAATGGGACTGACACAGGTGCCCGAAGGCCGCCAGATCTTCGGTGAACTGTCGGTGCGTGATAACCTGACCATGGGCGGATATGTTCGTCTCCGCCGCGGAGATAGACGGGGAGTCGCCGAGGACATGGAGCGCATGCTCGACATGTTCCCTATCTTGCGTGAGCGCCTCCAGCAGCGCGCCGGCTCACTCAGTGGGGGACAACAGCAGATGCTGGCGATCGCCCGGGCGCTCATGTCTCGCCCGCGTCTGCTCCTGCTGGACGAGCCGTCGATGGGTCTCGCGCCTCTTATCGTGAAAGATATCCTCGCCACAGTATCGTCCCTGCGCGCGGAGCACGGCACCACGGTGCTCCTGGTCGAACAGAACGCTGCGGCAGCGCTGAAGATCGCAGACCGCGGCTACGTGCTTGAGACAGGCCGCGTGGTGCTCGAAGGAACCGCAACAGAGCTCATGCGCGACCGCGAGGTTCGCCGCGCATACCTGGGTAAGGATTACGATGAGGTGTGA
- a CDS encoding ABC transporter ATP-binding protein, translated as MAKALLEVDHVAKSFGGVHALEDVSFDVYEGEILAIIGPNGAGKTTLFNLVSRIFPVTSGDIAFDGQSIVHLPAHRMSSLGIARTFQNLQIFGHMTVLENVLVGCHSRGRAGMLAAALTLPSARREESRLRARGMEILELVGLAERAHEPAGNLTVGYQRLLELGRVIGMEPRLVLLDEPAAGLTTRETASLSALVANLRRDLGLTVALIEHDMSMVMGVSDRVVVLDHGRKIADGKPQDVQKDPRVIAAYLGEED; from the coding sequence ATGGCTAAGGCGCTGCTGGAGGTGGACCACGTTGCCAAGAGCTTCGGCGGCGTTCACGCGCTTGAGGACGTGAGCTTCGACGTCTACGAGGGCGAGATCCTCGCCATCATCGGCCCCAACGGCGCGGGGAAAACCACTCTGTTCAACCTTGTCTCGCGCATATTCCCGGTCACCAGCGGCGATATCGCCTTCGACGGACAGTCAATCGTGCACCTACCTGCCCACCGCATGTCGAGCCTGGGTATCGCAAGGACCTTCCAGAACTTGCAGATCTTCGGCCATATGACGGTGCTCGAGAACGTCCTCGTGGGGTGCCACAGCAGGGGCAGGGCCGGGATGCTTGCGGCCGCCCTTACCTTGCCGTCAGCTCGTCGCGAGGAAAGCCGCTTGCGAGCTCGAGGTATGGAGATTCTGGAACTCGTGGGGCTGGCTGAACGCGCACATGAGCCCGCAGGCAACCTAACCGTAGGCTACCAGCGCCTCCTGGAACTTGGGCGTGTCATCGGCATGGAGCCGCGGCTGGTCTTGCTTGATGAGCCCGCCGCGGGGCTTACCACACGCGAGACCGCGTCGCTCTCGGCATTGGTCGCCAACCTGCGACGAGACCTCGGCCTCACGGTGGCGCTCATAGAGCACGACATGAGTATGGTCATGGGGGTGTCGGACCGCGTTGTTGTGCTCGACCACGGCCGGAAGATTGCTGACGGCAAGCCCCAGGATGTACAGAAGGACCCGAGGGTGATCGCTGCTTATCTGGGCGAGGAAGACTGA
- a CDS encoding branched-chain amino acid ABC transporter permease: MIRRTLREIWPYLVLAACVAAFPLVVRSTYVQFVGATIGLYAIMSLGLCLLLGYAGQASLGHAAFYGLGAYTSAILTTRYHTSPWLAMLAGIALTSAVAITIGRPALKLHGHYLAMATLGFGVIVQIIFHEGGDLTGGFGGIAAIPPLQFGSLAIKGDKLNFLLIWAITIMALAISANVVNSRVGRALRAIHDSEVAAQACGIDVSRYKLMVFVLSATFASVAGSLYAHYIGFISPDPFGLTFSVQLIVFVIVGGSRSVWGALLGAALMTILGQQIERYEAIKDLNTVVYGLMLILFVIFMPAGLADIIRRVTDRIGRKGVVANG, from the coding sequence ATGATACGCAGGACGCTTCGTGAAATCTGGCCGTACCTCGTCCTAGCCGCATGCGTGGCGGCTTTCCCGCTTGTGGTGCGCAGCACCTACGTGCAGTTCGTGGGCGCAACCATCGGCCTTTATGCCATCATGTCACTGGGCCTGTGCCTGCTCTTGGGCTATGCCGGTCAGGCATCGCTGGGTCATGCGGCTTTCTACGGACTGGGGGCGTATACATCCGCCATCCTCACTACACGTTACCACACGAGTCCCTGGCTGGCCATGCTGGCGGGCATTGCCCTGACCTCCGCCGTCGCGATCACCATCGGCAGGCCCGCGCTCAAACTCCACGGGCACTATCTGGCCATGGCAACCCTGGGGTTTGGCGTCATCGTCCAGATCATTTTCCACGAGGGAGGGGACCTCACCGGCGGCTTTGGCGGGATCGCAGCCATCCCGCCGCTGCAGTTCGGGTCCCTCGCCATCAAGGGCGACAAACTGAATTTCCTGCTGATCTGGGCTATCACGATCATGGCTCTCGCCATCTCCGCAAACGTGGTCAATTCCCGCGTCGGGCGGGCGCTGCGGGCGATCCACGACAGCGAAGTCGCCGCTCAGGCCTGCGGCATTGATGTCTCGCGATACAAACTGATGGTTTTTGTGCTCAGCGCCACGTTTGCCAGTGTTGCGGGAAGCCTTTACGCGCACTACATTGGCTTCATCAGCCCCGATCCCTTCGGCCTGACCTTCTCGGTGCAACTCATCGTCTTCGTGATCGTCGGTGGCTCCCGCAGTGTCTGGGGCGCTCTCCTGGGGGCCGCGTTGATGACTATCCTGGGCCAGCAGATCGAACGGTATGAGGCCATCAAGGACCTGAATACCGTTGTGTACGGACTGATGCTGATCCTCTTTGTCATCTTCATGCCCGCCGGACTGGCAGACATCATCCGCCGCGTGACGGACAGGATCGGTCGCAAGGGCGTGGTTGCCAATGGCTAA
- a CDS encoding branched-chain amino acid ABC transporter permease: MDLAGKLLQLTLSGLAMGTIYGIVGMGFNIIYNATGVINFAQGEFVMLGGLIAVSLVAVHVPLAVAVVVAALIVAAVGLLLERLAVRPVSGQSVISMITITIGASMLLRGVAKLLWGPNAQKLPAFSGDEIIRVGPAALESQEIWIAGTALIIVIATQVFFNYTVAGKAMRACAINKAAARLAGVNVERMTLLAFALSAGISGLAGVVLTPKTLMRSSSGAPLAVKGFCAAIVGGLGNGIGAVVGGALIGVLESLGAGLISSGYKDAFALLILMVVLFVRPSGILGRNTDREGL; this comes from the coding sequence ATGGATCTCGCCGGGAAACTTCTCCAGCTAACCCTTTCCGGTCTGGCGATGGGCACGATCTACGGGATCGTGGGCATGGGGTTCAACATTATCTACAATGCCACGGGGGTGATCAATTTCGCCCAGGGCGAGTTCGTCATGCTCGGCGGGCTGATTGCCGTCTCCCTGGTGGCCGTCCACGTTCCCCTTGCCGTTGCTGTTGTGGTGGCCGCACTCATTGTGGCCGCCGTGGGGCTGCTGCTGGAGCGCCTTGCGGTGCGGCCGGTCAGCGGCCAGTCTGTCATCTCCATGATCACGATCACCATCGGCGCCTCCATGCTCCTGCGTGGGGTCGCCAAGCTCCTGTGGGGACCAAACGCCCAGAAGCTGCCGGCTTTCAGCGGCGATGAAATCATCCGCGTTGGGCCCGCCGCTCTCGAGTCCCAGGAGATCTGGATTGCCGGAACCGCCCTCATCATCGTCATCGCGACCCAGGTGTTCTTCAACTACACGGTGGCCGGCAAAGCAATGCGTGCCTGTGCCATCAACAAGGCCGCAGCGCGTCTCGCCGGCGTCAATGTGGAGCGCATGACCCTGCTGGCCTTCGCGTTGAGCGCGGGTATCAGCGGCCTGGCCGGCGTCGTGCTCACTCCGAAGACCCTGATGCGCAGCAGCAGCGGCGCACCCCTGGCGGTCAAAGGTTTCTGCGCAGCGATCGTGGGAGGCCTGGGGAATGGGATCGGCGCGGTGGTGGGGGGCGCGCTCATCGGGGTTCTGGAATCACTCGGGGCGGGACTCATCAGTTCCGGATATAAGGACGCTTTCGCACTTCTCATCCTGATGGTCGTCTTGTTCGTGCGGCCGAGCGGAATCCTTGGCCGCAATACTGACCGGGAGGGCCTCTGA
- a CDS encoding ABC transporter substrate-binding protein, translating into MFHSARVVLPLLVTLAVLGILVVAGCPKSTPQGTPQGGGPSVVPPAGVGPETGTGGAKPSGEPIKIGAIFSVTGPTAPLGEPEKMAAEMIAEQINEKGGILGRPVEVIIEDDKSENTEAVMAAKKLIETEKVCAIIGPSGTPATMAIKQMCQDAGVPLVSCAAGRTITDPVFSYVFAVPQTDLLAVAKIVDWLKANKIKKVASIYVANPFGESGQQQMEKQFKEAGIELLASEKFGGEDTDMTPQLTNIKGKNPEAIICWGTNPGPASVAKGVKKLGITVPLIQSHGVANAKFIELAGEAAEGVMLPAGRLIVWQSVPDDHQQKPVLKEFAEAFKAKYDRDADTFAGHAYDALHIVAKAIEAAGSDDPAKVRDAIEATTGFVGTAGVFNYSAEDHNGLTKDAFVWVKIEGGQWKLAE; encoded by the coding sequence ATGTTCCACTCAGCCAGGGTCGTATTGCCGTTGCTCGTCACCTTAGCGGTGCTGGGCATTCTCGTGGTAGCGGGTTGTCCGAAGTCGACGCCTCAGGGAACGCCGCAGGGAGGCGGGCCTTCCGTGGTACCACCTGCAGGGGTAGGTCCCGAAACCGGCACCGGCGGTGCAAAGCCATCGGGAGAGCCTATCAAGATCGGTGCGATTTTCAGCGTAACCGGCCCCACCGCCCCGCTGGGTGAACCCGAGAAGATGGCCGCAGAGATGATCGCCGAGCAGATCAACGAGAAGGGCGGCATCCTTGGCCGGCCGGTTGAGGTCATCATCGAGGACGATAAGAGCGAGAACACCGAAGCCGTTATGGCGGCGAAGAAGCTCATCGAGACCGAGAAGGTCTGTGCAATCATCGGTCCGAGCGGCACCCCAGCCACCATGGCGATCAAGCAGATGTGCCAGGACGCCGGCGTTCCGCTGGTCTCCTGCGCAGCTGGACGCACCATCACCGATCCGGTCTTCTCCTACGTTTTCGCGGTTCCGCAGACCGACCTGCTGGCAGTTGCGAAGATCGTCGATTGGCTGAAGGCCAATAAGATCAAGAAGGTTGCCTCCATCTACGTGGCCAATCCCTTCGGCGAGAGCGGTCAGCAGCAGATGGAGAAGCAGTTCAAGGAAGCGGGTATCGAGCTGCTTGCCAGCGAGAAGTTCGGCGGCGAAGATACCGACATGACCCCGCAGCTGACGAATATCAAGGGCAAGAATCCCGAAGCGATCATCTGCTGGGGCACCAATCCGGGCCCGGCAAGTGTCGCGAAGGGTGTCAAGAAACTTGGGATCACCGTTCCCCTCATACAGAGCCACGGTGTTGCCAATGCCAAGTTCATCGAGCTTGCGGGTGAAGCTGCCGAGGGCGTGATGCTCCCGGCCGGTCGGCTCATCGTCTGGCAGTCCGTGCCGGATGACCATCAACAGAAGCCGGTTCTGAAGGAATTCGCGGAGGCGTTCAAGGCTAAGTATGACCGGGACGCCGACACCTTCGCCGGGCATGCATATGACGCCCTGCACATCGTTGCCAAGGCCATTGAGGCGGCGGGCAGCGACGATCCGGCCAAGGTCCGCGACGCCATCGAGGCGACTACCGGATTCGTGGGCACCGCGGGCGTCTTCAATTACTCCGCCGAGGACCACAACGGTCTGACCAAGGATGCCTTCGTCTGGGTCAAGATCGAAGGCGGTCAGTGGAAACTGGCAGAGTAG
- a CDS encoding aldo/keto reductase: MEYAQLGNGGPEVSRICFGSWAMGATGWGEVDDAQTAAAAQRAFDLGINFFDTADVYGNGHSEEVLGSALAGVRDKVIIATKGGRRVRADGSFWSDGSPAWLHEAIDLSLRRLRTDYVDLYQLHWPDPEIPIEDSVGALHEIRQSGKARFVGVSNFGIDDLRRVLGMGPLISNQIPVNLFYREHVPSTLDFCAQQGIGVMAYGPMAQGLLTGKFSADYRPDASDVRSRSPLFAEGAFERNLEFVEHLKALASRIGRTPAQTAINWVLQQAGVTCAICGAKRPDQIEESASAAGWRLGDADLALIASVLPPSYASPRPLK, from the coding sequence ATGGAATACGCTCAACTCGGCAATGGTGGCCCGGAGGTCTCGCGAATCTGCTTCGGCTCATGGGCAATGGGCGCGACAGGCTGGGGCGAGGTGGATGATGCTCAGACCGCGGCTGCCGCGCAGAGAGCTTTCGATCTGGGCATCAATTTCTTCGATACCGCTGACGTGTACGGCAACGGTCACTCCGAAGAAGTACTGGGCTCGGCCCTGGCCGGGGTCCGGGACAAGGTTATCATTGCCACCAAGGGTGGCCGTCGGGTGCGTGCGGACGGGTCCTTCTGGAGCGACGGGAGCCCCGCGTGGCTGCACGAAGCCATCGACCTCAGTCTTCGGCGTCTGCGAACGGACTACGTGGATCTGTACCAGCTCCACTGGCCCGACCCGGAGATTCCCATCGAGGATTCCGTGGGTGCGCTGCATGAGATCCGGCAGTCCGGCAAGGCTCGGTTCGTGGGTGTCTCCAACTTCGGCATCGATGACCTCCGGCGCGTCCTGGGCATGGGCCCCCTCATCTCAAATCAGATCCCCGTCAACCTCTTCTACCGCGAGCACGTGCCGTCCACCCTGGACTTCTGCGCTCAGCAGGGCATTGGCGTCATGGCGTACGGCCCCATGGCTCAGGGGCTTCTCACCGGCAAGTTCTCGGCGGATTACCGGCCGGACGCCTCTGATGTGCGATCCAGAAGCCCTCTGTTCGCCGAGGGTGCCTTCGAGCGCAATCTGGAATTCGTGGAGCACCTGAAGGCACTGGCATCGCGTATCGGGCGAACCCCGGCGCAGACGGCGATAAACTGGGTCCTGCAGCAGGCAGGGGTGACCTGCGCCATTTGTGGAGCGAAGCGCCCAGACCAGATCGAAGAGTCCGCTTCCGCGGCGGGGTGGCGTCTGGGGGACGCGGACCTGGCGTTGATCGCCTCGGTCCTGCCCCCCAGTTACGCTTCCCCGCGGCCTCTGAAGTAG